The proteins below are encoded in one region of Ereboglobus luteus:
- a CDS encoding DUF2937 family protein, whose amino-acid sequence MSFGRRALSSGEAVVDRVLCVVGAVLFSQAPEFMQQYLQRLGGHLDEARRMLAQYEGIARQANLSLDDFIARTGANADTVVARHAEVMRGVVDRVQDLSAAQAAIQDASMFTRPFAFLRHIDWEVASNTWAIFKPAVPTTGEGLAYAVAGIGVILGFYYGCIHFPITRCWRRRKECKAAQLAAAQQARADGDEAQEARDDTGRLDGIL is encoded by the coding sequence ATGAGTTTCGGCAGACGGGCACTTTCCTCGGGGGAGGCGGTTGTCGATCGCGTGTTGTGCGTGGTCGGCGCGGTGCTGTTTTCACAGGCGCCCGAGTTCATGCAGCAATACTTGCAACGGCTCGGGGGGCATCTCGACGAGGCCCGGCGCATGCTCGCTCAATACGAGGGGATCGCGAGGCAGGCGAATCTGTCGCTCGATGATTTTATCGCGCGCACGGGCGCAAATGCGGACACCGTGGTGGCGAGGCACGCGGAGGTCATGCGGGGCGTGGTTGATCGCGTGCAGGATTTGTCGGCGGCGCAGGCGGCGATTCAGGACGCGTCGATGTTCACGCGGCCGTTCGCATTTTTGCGTCATATCGACTGGGAGGTCGCCTCGAACACTTGGGCGATTTTTAAACCCGCCGTGCCGACGACTGGCGAGGGGCTGGCGTATGCGGTCGCGGGCATTGGCGTGATACTCGGGTTTTATTACGGTTGTATCCATTTTCCAATTACACGTTGCTGGCGCAGGCGCAAGGAGTGCAAGGCGGCGCAACTGGCGGCGGCGCAGCAAGCGCGGGCGGATGGCGATGAGGCTCAGGAGGCTCGCGACGACACCGGTCGGCTCGACGGGATTTTGTGA
- a CDS encoding threonine aldolase family protein gives MSQNRNPGDPLNNAGITHDHHFASDNTSGICPEAWIALAEANTGRLPSYGADAWTQQACDLIRGVFEKPDAEVFFVFNGTSANSLALASLCQSYHSVICHDYAHVETDECGAPEFFSNGTKLLVGSGPRGKLTPEAVEKLIHKRTDIHYPKPRVLSLTQSTEWGTVYTVDEIRALTAITKRHGLHIHMDGARFANAASALEYRTGAAPADITWRAGVDVLCLGGTKNGMTTTEAVVFFDSQLAKEFDYRCKQAGQLASKMRFLSAQWVGMLKDGAWLRNAAHANLMTKRLAAALREIPGITPIIEPEANALFVDMPAPVAARLQQQGWHFYNFIGANGYRLMCSWDTREEDIDRFTQAVRAAAETQSPDPA, from the coding sequence ATGTCACAAAATCGCAACCCCGGCGACCCGTTGAACAACGCCGGCATCACCCACGACCACCACTTCGCCAGCGACAACACCTCGGGCATCTGCCCCGAGGCGTGGATCGCGCTCGCCGAGGCCAACACCGGACGCCTGCCCTCCTACGGCGCGGACGCATGGACGCAACAGGCGTGCGACCTCATTCGCGGCGTCTTTGAAAAACCCGACGCCGAGGTGTTCTTCGTGTTCAACGGCACCTCGGCAAACTCGCTCGCCCTCGCCTCGCTCTGCCAGAGCTACCACAGCGTGATCTGCCACGATTACGCGCACGTCGAAACCGACGAATGCGGCGCGCCCGAATTTTTCTCCAACGGCACCAAACTCCTCGTCGGCAGCGGCCCCCGGGGAAAACTCACGCCCGAGGCCGTCGAAAAACTCATCCACAAGCGCACCGACATCCATTACCCCAAACCCCGCGTGCTCTCGCTCACTCAAAGCACCGAATGGGGCACCGTTTACACTGTCGACGAAATCCGCGCGCTCACCGCCATCACCAAGCGCCACGGACTCCACATCCACATGGACGGCGCGCGCTTTGCCAACGCCGCCTCCGCGCTCGAATACCGCACCGGCGCCGCCCCCGCCGACATCACTTGGCGCGCCGGCGTCGACGTGCTCTGCCTCGGCGGCACCAAGAACGGCATGACCACCACCGAGGCCGTCGTGTTTTTCGACTCACAACTCGCGAAGGAATTCGACTACCGCTGCAAACAGGCGGGACAGCTCGCCTCCAAGATGCGCTTCCTCAGCGCGCAATGGGTGGGCATGCTCAAGGACGGCGCGTGGCTGCGCAACGCCGCGCACGCAAACCTGATGACCAAGCGCCTCGCCGCCGCCCTGCGCGAAATCCCCGGCATCACACCAATCATCGAGCCGGAGGCAAACGCACTCTTTGTCGACATGCCCGCGCCCGTCGCCGCCAGGCTCCAGCAACAGGGCTGGCACTTCTACAATTTCATCGGCGCAAACGGCTACCGCCTCATGTGCTCGTGGGACACGCGCGAGGAGGATATCGACCGCTTCACCCAAGCCGTGCGCGCGGCAGCGGAAACGCAAAGCCCAGATCCGGCATGA
- a CDS encoding sodium:proton antiporter: protein MIVELFASSTAGVEIPLWLIAPFALLLLLIAVMPLTPHAIKAFWEKYYPVISIGLGLLVAAYYVAFMPNGGTSVVHTAHEYFSFICLIGSLFVVAGGIHINVNGESSPFENVIFLAFAALLSNFIGTTGASMVLIRPWMRMNHRRLNPYHIVFFIFIVSNVGGALTPIGDPPLFLGFLRGVPFFWLVGQVVVEWLCTLGLLMLVFYIVDRRYFKKIPAEMQAELKQRDEWRFSGMFNVAFLLMIISGVFLPTWLRNLGIMENPENYLVGEIVMIAAAVLSYVITPKKIHAENVFNFGPIKEVGFLFAGIFMTMMPALMYLSQHGESFGFVHAWQYYFTTGGLSSVLDNAPTYASFFELAKASAAAAEPAAFAAVGDNVKAATHLLLEHKPHLVIAVSLGSVFFGAMTYIGNGPNFMVKSIAESSGVKMPTFFGYILKYSLPILLPILILGGFVFLR, encoded by the coding sequence ATGATCGTCGAACTTTTTGCTTCATCAACAGCCGGCGTCGAAATCCCGCTTTGGCTCATTGCCCCATTCGCGCTCCTGCTGCTTCTCATCGCGGTGATGCCCCTGACGCCCCATGCCATCAAGGCGTTTTGGGAAAAATACTACCCCGTCATCTCGATCGGCCTGGGGCTGCTGGTCGCCGCCTACTACGTGGCGTTCATGCCAAACGGCGGAACCAGCGTCGTGCACACGGCGCATGAATATTTTTCGTTCATCTGCCTGATCGGATCGCTGTTCGTCGTCGCGGGCGGCATCCACATCAATGTGAATGGCGAGTCCTCGCCCTTTGAAAATGTCATCTTCCTGGCGTTCGCCGCGCTGCTGTCGAACTTCATCGGCACCACAGGCGCGTCGATGGTGCTCATCCGCCCGTGGATGCGCATGAACCACCGCCGCCTCAATCCCTATCACATCGTGTTTTTCATTTTCATCGTGTCGAACGTCGGCGGCGCGCTCACACCGATTGGCGATCCACCGCTGTTTCTCGGTTTTCTGCGCGGCGTGCCGTTCTTCTGGCTCGTCGGCCAGGTGGTTGTCGAATGGCTGTGCACGCTCGGATTGCTCATGCTGGTCTTCTACATAGTCGACCGCCGCTACTTCAAAAAAATACCCGCCGAGATGCAGGCCGAGCTCAAGCAGAGGGACGAGTGGCGCTTTAGCGGCATGTTCAACGTGGCCTTCCTGCTCATGATCATCAGCGGCGTGTTCCTGCCCACATGGCTGAGAAACCTCGGCATCATGGAAAACCCCGAGAACTACCTCGTGGGCGAAATCGTGATGATTGCCGCGGCGGTGCTCTCCTACGTTATCACGCCGAAAAAAATCCACGCGGAAAACGTCTTCAACTTCGGCCCAATCAAGGAGGTCGGCTTTCTGTTCGCGGGCATCTTCATGACCATGATGCCCGCGCTCATGTATCTCTCGCAACACGGCGAGAGCTTCGGGTTCGTCCACGCCTGGCAGTATTACTTCACCACCGGCGGGCTTTCCTCGGTCCTCGACAACGCCCCCACCTACGCGAGCTTCTTCGAACTCGCCAAGGCCAGCGCCGCCGCCGCCGAGCCCGCCGCCTTTGCCGCGGTCGGCGACAACGTCAAGGCCGCCACGCACCTGCTCCTCGAGCACAAGCCGCACCTCGTGATCGCGGTCAGCCTCGGCTCGGTGTTCTTCGGAGCCATGACCTACATCGGCAACGGCCCCAACTTCATGGTCAAGTCCATCGCCGAAAGCTCCGGCGTAAAAATGCCCACCTTCTTCGGCTACATCCTCAAATACAGCCTGCCCATCCTCCTGCCCATCCTGATACTCGGCGGCTTCGTTTTCCTGCGCTAA
- a CDS encoding lytic transglycosylase domain-containing protein, which yields MTRALTARITFSLRRIAPAAAIVVMCALPALRGSDSQPPAVPIFSGTTAGADRRPLISDDDMNALYDLGRQFFEDYAPGQIKEHYEFMSREEWTAAITQFQQTLESGSFEEIASLEPKAKRTLDALRAKPEMSEYTDWFAERLELIESAKDAISPGQPPALVPAPKQPAPFTLPPITLAPKPFYQTPPPNNAIPYYNLCHKRVSNRAKPKNADLLAPLLKIIFATENIPVEFVWLAEVESSFNPLAKSPVGARGLYQLMPATARALGLSTAPEDERIYAVKNARAAARLLGMLYKRFNSWPLALAAYNAGEGRVAVALKKTPGAKTYADIAAKLPAETRLYVPQVLATLVIRENVPLEKFVDDLPPIPAIKFPLAG from the coding sequence ATGACCCGCGCCCTGACAGCACGCATCACTTTTTCGCTTCGCCGCATTGCGCCGGCGGCGGCGATTGTCGTGATGTGCGCGCTGCCCGCGCTGCGTGGCTCGGACTCGCAGCCGCCAGCGGTGCCAATTTTCTCGGGCACCACCGCGGGCGCGGACCGGCGGCCGCTCATATCCGACGACGACATGAATGCGCTCTACGACCTGGGCCGCCAGTTTTTCGAGGACTACGCGCCCGGGCAAATCAAGGAACACTACGAGTTCATGAGTCGCGAGGAGTGGACTGCGGCGATCACTCAGTTTCAACAAACACTCGAAAGCGGATCGTTTGAGGAAATCGCCTCGCTCGAACCCAAGGCCAAGCGCACACTCGACGCCCTTCGCGCAAAACCGGAAATGTCCGAATACACCGATTGGTTCGCCGAGCGCCTCGAACTCATCGAAAGCGCAAAGGACGCCATCAGCCCCGGCCAGCCCCCAGCGCTCGTCCCCGCGCCCAAACAGCCCGCGCCGTTCACGCTGCCGCCGATCACACTCGCGCCAAAACCGTTCTACCAAACGCCTCCGCCAAACAACGCGATCCCCTATTACAACCTTTGCCACAAACGCGTCAGCAACCGGGCCAAGCCGAAAAATGCCGACCTGCTCGCGCCGTTGCTCAAAATCATTTTTGCCACTGAAAACATTCCCGTCGAATTCGTCTGGCTCGCCGAGGTCGAGTCCTCGTTCAACCCGCTCGCGAAAAGTCCCGTCGGCGCGCGCGGTCTCTACCAGCTCATGCCCGCCACGGCGCGCGCGCTCGGCCTGAGCACCGCGCCCGAGGACGAGCGCATTTACGCGGTGAAAAACGCGCGCGCGGCGGCCCGCCTGCTCGGCATGTTATACAAACGCTTCAATTCCTGGCCGCTTGCCCTCGCCGCCTACAACGCGGGCGAAGGCCGCGTCGCCGTGGCGCTCAAGAAAACCCCCGGCGCCAAAACCTACGCCGACATCGCCGCGAAGCTCCCCGCCGAGACGCGCCTCTACGTCCCCCAAGTGCTCGCCACGCTCGTAATCCGCGAAAACGTGCCGCTGGAAAAATTCGTGGACGACCTGCCGCCCATCCCCGCGATCAAGTTTCCGCTGGCGGGATAG